The following proteins are encoded in a genomic region of Phycisphaera sp.:
- a CDS encoding amidohydrolase family protein: MGERPTKLREAHGHVFAHGRSLEMVQLERCTTAQEMLDAIADAAVGSSLVLAHGARPEAWIEPGWPTLELLDQASPKAAVAVWCFDYHAMMVNSHAMQAVGIDASSADPEGGQIGRLADGRLSGVLYEAAAGMAWNHLEPQGIDTAVLESAIWDLAEHGFVRIHDMKAQVGLGRALAGVLGNSPVEFVLYPLVQDLPETLKTRHDWQSDQIRLGGGKIFVDGTLNSRTAWMLHPFADGRSEHPSGMQLMSDKAIEDAIRLCASEGVQLAAHAIGDAAVRAVLDATQRARVPRGTVRIEHAEVIDEADVPRFAELGVIASVQPCHLLYDIEALRRACPDRLERVLPLRELIDSGMTPGRDIMFGSDTPIVRPDPEDSILAATHRGRAGMPREEGIAPGQAISQKEAWACFDADA; this comes from the coding sequence ATGGGTGAGCGGCCCACGAAATTGCGAGAAGCACATGGCCATGTGTTCGCGCACGGTCGTTCGCTCGAGATGGTCCAACTGGAACGGTGCACGACCGCCCAGGAAATGCTCGACGCGATCGCGGACGCGGCGGTAGGTTCGTCGCTCGTGCTTGCTCACGGTGCGCGGCCCGAGGCGTGGATCGAGCCGGGCTGGCCGACGCTCGAATTGCTCGACCAAGCCAGCCCCAAAGCAGCGGTCGCAGTGTGGTGCTTCGACTACCACGCGATGATGGTGAACTCGCACGCCATGCAGGCCGTGGGTATCGACGCCAGCAGTGCCGATCCCGAGGGTGGCCAGATCGGTCGGCTGGCCGATGGCAGGCTCTCGGGCGTTCTATACGAAGCGGCGGCCGGCATGGCCTGGAATCATCTGGAACCCCAGGGCATCGATACGGCCGTGCTCGAGAGTGCGATCTGGGACTTGGCCGAGCATGGCTTCGTCCGTATCCATGACATGAAAGCCCAAGTCGGGCTCGGCAGGGCACTGGCCGGGGTTTTGGGCAACAGCCCAGTGGAGTTTGTGCTGTATCCCCTCGTCCAAGACCTCCCCGAGACCCTCAAGACTCGCCACGACTGGCAATCCGACCAGATCCGCCTTGGCGGCGGCAAGATCTTCGTCGACGGCACGCTCAACTCGCGTACGGCCTGGATGCTCCACCCCTTCGCCGACGGGCGGAGCGAGCACCCGAGCGGCATGCAACTGATGAGCGACAAGGCGATCGAGGACGCCATCCGGCTGTGCGCGAGCGAGGGCGTGCAGCTGGCGGCCCACGCCATCGGCGATGCGGCGGTGCGGGCGGTGTTGGACGCGACGCAGCGGGCGAGGGTGCCGCGTGGCACGGTGCGCATCGAGCACGCCGAGGTGATCGACGAGGCGGACGTGCCACGGTTTGCCGAGCTTGGGGTCATCGCCAGCGTGCAGCCGTGCCACTTGCTGTATGACATCGAAGCGTTGCGGCGTGCGTGCCCCGATCGGCTGGAGCGCGTGCTGCCACTGCGCGAACTGATCGACAGTGGCATGACGCCGGGCCGCGACATCATGTTCGGCAGTGACACTCCCATCGTGCGGCCCGACCCGGAGGATTCGATCCTGGCGGCGACACACCGGGGGCGGGCGGGCATGCCCCGGGAGGAAGGCATCGCGCCGGGGCAGGCTATCTCTCAAAAAGAGGCGTGGGCGTGC